From the genome of Amycolatopsis sp. NBC_01488, one region includes:
- a CDS encoding alpha/beta fold hydrolase yields the protein MPGQPSRPTIHVPGTTSHTIAPRNGHREGTLRYLKAGTGAPLVLLHTVRTQAEHFRHLVPLVSDRYTVYALDLPGMGYSEIVPGASYEEPAMRAGVERLLTELDLDDVTVLGESMGAVLALTTAADLPDRVRRVIAVNTYDFRGGIARSGLLARLVVTGVLAPGIGPVVAGVEPKAALRRILQGGLGDKTALRADYVDELLQVGSRPGYPAVARGVYRNLPSLIAARSRYPEIKAPIHLVYGEKDWSRRSDRAATKDLLPDAEYTLVPGAGHFIALERPDVLAGLVNAVAS from the coding sequence ATGCCCGGCCAGCCGTCACGTCCCACGATTCACGTTCCCGGCACCACCAGCCACACCATCGCCCCACGGAACGGGCACCGCGAGGGGACGCTGCGCTACCTCAAAGCGGGCACCGGCGCTCCCCTGGTCCTGCTGCACACCGTGCGAACACAGGCCGAGCACTTCCGCCACCTGGTTCCCCTGGTCTCGGACCGGTACACCGTGTACGCCCTCGACCTCCCGGGGATGGGCTACTCCGAGATCGTGCCCGGCGCGTCGTACGAAGAGCCGGCGATGCGCGCGGGCGTCGAACGGCTTCTGACGGAACTCGACCTCGACGACGTGACGGTGCTCGGCGAGTCCATGGGGGCGGTGCTCGCCCTGACCACCGCCGCCGACCTGCCGGACCGGGTCCGGCGCGTCATCGCGGTGAACACCTACGACTTCCGCGGCGGAATCGCCCGGTCCGGCCTGCTCGCCCGGCTGGTGGTCACCGGCGTGCTCGCTCCCGGGATCGGCCCGGTGGTCGCCGGGGTCGAGCCCAAGGCCGCACTTCGCCGGATCCTGCAGGGCGGGCTCGGTGACAAGACCGCATTGCGAGCGGACTATGTGGACGAACTCCTGCAGGTGGGCAGCCGCCCCGGCTACCCGGCCGTGGCCCGCGGCGTCTACCGGAACCTGCCCAGCCTCATCGCGGCCCGGTCACGCTACCCCGAAATCAAAGCTCCCATCCACCTCGTCTACGGCGAAAAGGACTGGTCACGACGATCGGACCGGGCCGCCACCAAGGACCTGCTGCCCGACGCCGAATACACACTGGTGCCGGGAGCCGGCCATTTCATCGCCCTGGAACGGCCCGACGTACTCGCCGGACTGGTGAACGCGGTGGCGTCGTGA
- a CDS encoding alginate lyase family protein: protein MRRSTLRTWFLDPATRMNPNLNFAQGIPCKTDGRGIGIIEFSYTFTQVLDAVAILSAGAPGWSRADSAGLKSWSGNFLTWLRTSQNGRDEAAQPNNHGTFYDMLTAGIALYTGQKALARQIVQGARSSRIDKQIDGNGSQPQEAIRTRSYHYFTFNLVAMTRLAAIGKHVGVDLWAYRTPAGGSLFKAVDFLIPAATGGVSHWPYQELVFTQYAALDSLHAAADAGDRAARAALPHVPVPPGGDLYPVRPAAEQLDDISLTP, encoded by the coding sequence GTGCGGCGCTCGACCCTGCGCACCTGGTTCCTCGATCCGGCGACCCGGATGAACCCGAACCTGAACTTCGCGCAGGGCATTCCGTGCAAGACCGATGGCCGGGGCATCGGGATCATCGAGTTCTCTTACACGTTCACCCAGGTCCTCGACGCCGTCGCGATCCTCAGTGCCGGGGCGCCAGGCTGGAGCCGCGCCGACAGCGCCGGCTTGAAGTCCTGGTCGGGCAACTTCCTGACCTGGCTGCGGACGAGCCAGAACGGCAGGGACGAGGCCGCGCAGCCGAACAACCACGGCACGTTCTACGACATGCTGACCGCGGGGATCGCGCTCTACACCGGGCAGAAGGCACTCGCCCGGCAGATCGTCCAGGGCGCGCGCAGCTCCCGGATCGACAAGCAGATCGACGGGAACGGCAGCCAGCCGCAGGAAGCCATCCGCACCCGCAGCTACCACTACTTCACCTTCAACCTGGTCGCGATGACCCGGCTGGCGGCGATCGGCAAGCACGTCGGAGTCGACCTCTGGGCCTATCGGACGCCCGCCGGGGGCAGCCTGTTCAAGGCCGTCGACTTCCTGATCCCGGCCGCGACCGGCGGCGTTTCGCACTGGCCCTACCAGGAACTGGTCTTCACCCAGTACGCCGCACTCGACAGCCTGCACGCGGCCGCCGACGCGGGTGACCGCGCCGCCCGTGCCGCACTCCCGCACGTGCCCGTGCCGCCAGGAGGTGACTTGTACCCGGTACGGCCCGCCGCCGAGCAGCTCGACGACATCTCCCTGACCCCCTGA
- a CDS encoding 4Fe-4S binding protein: protein MTTVRAEGEPVDPKLPAKLAAHPSVQAVLARRRAGDAMDPPAVIDAAWLRALCLAAGADDVAAVSLDHPDLAGEREYVLSALPGTRTLVAMAFRMNRDNCRSPARSVANQEFHQTDEQANHTARDVTRALQDAGYRALNPSVGFPQEMDRFGTDRIWVVAHKTVAVAAGLGVMGLHRNVIHPKFGNFVLLVTVLVDAEVSEYGQALDYNPCIDCKLCVSACPVGAIGKDGEFDGLACTTHNYREFMSGFTDWAQTVADSEDAADYRSRVTDSESASMWQSLSSPPGYKSGYCLAVCPAGEDVLGPYLEDRKAFMNTVLRPLQDKTETLYVMPGSRAQEYAERRFPHKPVKEVTGGWRPPASS, encoded by the coding sequence ATGACTACCGTGCGGGCCGAGGGGGAGCCGGTGGATCCGAAGCTTCCGGCGAAGCTGGCCGCGCACCCGTCGGTGCAGGCGGTGCTCGCCCGGCGCCGGGCCGGAGACGCCATGGATCCGCCGGCGGTGATCGACGCGGCCTGGCTACGTGCGCTGTGCCTGGCCGCCGGTGCGGACGACGTCGCCGCGGTCAGCCTGGACCACCCCGACCTGGCCGGCGAGCGCGAGTACGTGCTGTCCGCGTTGCCCGGCACCCGCACCCTGGTCGCGATGGCGTTCCGGATGAACCGCGACAACTGCCGCTCCCCGGCCCGCAGCGTGGCCAACCAGGAGTTCCACCAGACCGACGAACAGGCCAACCACACCGCCCGCGACGTCACCCGGGCCCTGCAGGACGCCGGCTACCGCGCACTCAACCCGTCGGTCGGCTTCCCGCAGGAAATGGACCGCTTCGGCACGGACCGGATCTGGGTGGTGGCGCACAAGACCGTCGCGGTGGCCGCCGGGCTCGGGGTGATGGGCCTGCACCGCAACGTCATCCACCCGAAGTTCGGCAACTTCGTGCTGCTGGTCACCGTCCTGGTCGACGCCGAGGTGAGCGAGTACGGGCAGGCACTGGACTACAACCCCTGCATCGACTGCAAGCTGTGCGTCTCCGCCTGCCCGGTCGGCGCCATCGGCAAGGACGGCGAGTTCGACGGGCTTGCGTGCACCACGCACAACTACCGCGAGTTCATGAGCGGGTTCACCGACTGGGCGCAGACCGTGGCCGACAGCGAGGACGCCGCCGACTACCGCTCCCGCGTCACCGATTCCGAAAGCGCCTCGATGTGGCAGAGCCTGAGCTCTCCGCCCGGCTACAAGTCGGGCTACTGCCTGGCCGTCTGCCCTGCGGGCGAGGACGTCCTGGGTCCGTACCTGGAGGACCGCAAGGCCTTCATGAACACCGTGCTGCGACCGCTGCAGGACAAGACGGAGACCCTGTACGTCATGCCGGGCTCCCGAGCGCAGGAATACGCCGAGCGCCGATTCCCGCACAAGCCGGTCAAGGAGGTCACCGGCGGCTGGCGCCCGCCGGCGTCCTCCTGA
- a CDS encoding DUF2231 domain-containing protein — MESRAKVFGHPIHPILIVFPLGLLATAVVFDVLGLITGRSGFAVASAYAIAAGVVGGVVAAVFGLIDWLAVPAGTRAKRVGSLHGLGNLVVVVLFAGSWLLRAGAGGWDPGAWALVLSFAGVAVAAVSGWLGGELVDRLGVGVDEDANLNASNSLFGSRRSATGG, encoded by the coding sequence ATGGAAAGCCGGGCGAAGGTGTTCGGTCACCCGATTCATCCGATTCTCATCGTGTTCCCGCTCGGCCTGCTGGCCACGGCCGTGGTCTTCGACGTGCTGGGGTTGATCACCGGACGGTCCGGGTTCGCGGTCGCGTCCGCGTACGCGATCGCGGCCGGGGTCGTCGGCGGGGTGGTGGCCGCGGTGTTCGGGCTGATCGACTGGCTGGCCGTGCCGGCCGGGACCCGGGCCAAGCGGGTCGGCTCGCTGCACGGGCTGGGCAATCTGGTGGTGGTCGTGCTGTTCGCGGGGAGCTGGCTGCTGCGGGCCGGCGCCGGTGGCTGGGACCCGGGTGCGTGGGCGCTGGTCCTGAGCTTCGCGGGAGTGGCGGTCGCCGCAGTGAGCGGGTGGCTCGGCGGTGAGCTGGTCGACCGGCTGGGTGTGGGCGTCGACGAGGACGCGAACCTGAACGCGTCGAACTCCCTGTTCGGCTCGCGTCGCTCGGCCACCGGCGGCTAG
- a CDS encoding TetR/AcrR family transcriptional regulator — protein MTTEVKPTSRERLLEAAATLTYREGVGVGVDALCKAAGVSKKSLYQLFESKDELLAASLKEGAAAFVASLLPAADDDRTPRERILHVFEQVELQAGRPGFRGCRYLAVQIELKDQRHPASRVARRIKRNLMTFFRGEAEQGGVSDPDLLARQLILVFDGASARAGIGVENLKGLITPTVATLLDAAGLR, from the coding sequence GTGACCACCGAGGTGAAGCCGACTTCCCGCGAGCGGCTACTGGAAGCAGCGGCCACGCTCACCTACCGGGAGGGTGTCGGCGTCGGCGTCGACGCGCTGTGCAAGGCGGCAGGCGTGTCGAAGAAGTCCCTGTACCAGCTGTTCGAGAGCAAGGACGAACTACTGGCGGCCAGCCTGAAGGAAGGCGCGGCCGCCTTCGTGGCGAGCCTGCTCCCTGCCGCGGACGACGACCGTACCCCCCGCGAGCGGATCCTCCACGTCTTCGAGCAGGTGGAACTGCAGGCGGGTAGGCCCGGCTTCCGCGGCTGCCGCTACCTGGCCGTGCAGATCGAGCTCAAGGACCAGCGCCACCCCGCGAGCCGGGTGGCCCGCCGGATCAAGCGGAACCTGATGACCTTCTTCCGCGGCGAAGCCGAACAGGGCGGGGTGAGCGACCCGGATCTGCTGGCCCGGCAGCTCATCCTGGTCTTCGACGGCGCCAGCGCCCGGGCGGGGATCGGCGTGGAGAACCTGAAGGGGCTCATCACCCCTACCGTGGCGACGCTGCTCGACGCGGCGGGCCTGCGCTGA
- a CDS encoding GMC family oxidoreductase encodes MRGHRASYDAWVRCGATGWGFDDLLPFFKRSEHVEGRDPALRGRSGPLAPGPAVSGHPIARAGLEAAAQTGYPMAADIGGGLEDGFGWCDLNIVDGRRQSAADAYLTPVLGRPNLDVVTDALVHRVTITGGRCTGVEYSVANEMVAVESGTEVVLTAGTVGTVGTPQLLMLSGVGPQADLRAAGVRVVADLPGVGASLHDHPMSGIVYRAARPVPHGTNNHGEVQGLVDTGIGGHGPDVQLMFVDVPLRADALPGPELDQGYATMVSLLAGFSRGSVRLAEATPGAAPVIDPRYYNDVRDLEMMASGLRMAREIGGAPALAPWRGTEALPGAEVRDDDDLRAYLRKNLRSYSHYAGTCRIGADETAVVDTDLRVHGISGLSVADASVMPAPVSANTNATVYAIAERAADLIRGRRGQGPVHG; translated from the coding sequence ATGCGCGGTCATCGGGCGAGCTACGACGCTTGGGTGCGGTGTGGCGCGACGGGCTGGGGATTCGACGACCTGCTGCCCTTCTTCAAGCGGAGCGAACACGTCGAGGGCCGCGATCCGGCCCTGCGCGGCCGGAGCGGTCCCCTGGCTCCCGGTCCGGCGGTGTCGGGTCACCCGATCGCGCGGGCCGGCCTCGAGGCGGCCGCGCAGACCGGATACCCGATGGCCGCCGACATCGGTGGCGGCCTGGAGGACGGCTTCGGCTGGTGCGACCTGAACATCGTCGACGGCCGGCGGCAGAGCGCCGCGGACGCCTACCTCACCCCGGTGCTCGGCCGGCCCAACCTCGACGTCGTCACCGACGCGCTGGTGCACCGGGTCACGATCACCGGGGGCCGCTGCACCGGGGTCGAGTACAGCGTGGCCAACGAGATGGTCGCCGTGGAGAGCGGTACGGAGGTGGTGCTGACCGCGGGGACCGTGGGGACCGTGGGGACTCCGCAGCTGCTGATGCTGTCCGGTGTCGGACCGCAAGCCGACCTGCGTGCGGCCGGGGTCCGGGTGGTCGCCGACCTGCCCGGCGTCGGCGCGAGCCTGCACGATCACCCCATGTCGGGAATCGTCTACCGCGCCGCCCGGCCGGTTCCGCACGGAACGAACAACCATGGTGAGGTGCAGGGCCTGGTCGACACCGGCATCGGCGGACACGGGCCGGACGTCCAGCTCATGTTCGTCGACGTGCCGCTGCGAGCGGACGCGCTGCCCGGCCCCGAGCTGGACCAGGGCTACGCGACCATGGTGTCGCTGCTGGCGGGGTTCAGCCGTGGCTCGGTGCGACTGGCCGAGGCCACGCCCGGGGCGGCACCGGTGATCGATCCCCGCTACTACAACGATGTTCGCGATCTGGAGATGATGGCTTCCGGCCTGCGCATGGCTCGCGAGATCGGCGGCGCGCCCGCGCTGGCGCCATGGCGTGGCACGGAAGCGCTGCCGGGTGCCGAGGTGCGCGACGACGATGACCTGCGTGCGTATCTGCGGAAGAACCTCAGGAGCTACTCGCACTACGCGGGTACGTGCCGGATCGGCGCCGACGAAACGGCGGTGGTGGACACCGACCTGCGCGTGCACGGCATCAGTGGACTGAGCGTGGCCGACGCGTCGGTCATGCCCGCACCCGTGTCCGCCAACACCAACGCCACGGTCTACGCCATCGCCGAACGAGCAGCGGATCTCATCCGCGGCCGGCGCGGTCAGGGACCGGTTCACGGTTGA